One Paraburkholderia aromaticivorans DNA segment encodes these proteins:
- a CDS encoding DUF488 family protein: MTLPFCTIGHSNRTLPEFVGLLNDAHIGALVDIRKMPRSRANPLFNEETLPDALAAFGISYEHVAALGGLRGKARTLPRDVNGFWTNESFHNYADYALSDTFRAGLDHLIDVGRERRCVIMCSEAVWWRCHRRIVADYLIASEKTVLHIMGRGRLEPAHLTPGAVIQLGRTIVYPEPNR, from the coding sequence GTGACGCTTCCATTCTGCACCATTGGCCATTCGAACCGAACCCTTCCAGAATTTGTCGGGTTGTTGAATGACGCCCACATAGGCGCTCTTGTGGACATCAGAAAGATGCCGAGGTCGAGAGCCAACCCGCTGTTCAACGAGGAGACGCTTCCTGACGCGCTGGCCGCGTTTGGCATCTCATATGAACACGTCGCCGCGCTTGGCGGCCTTCGCGGAAAAGCCCGAACTTTGCCCCGGGATGTCAACGGTTTCTGGACGAACGAGAGTTTTCACAATTACGCCGATTACGCGCTTTCGGACACTTTTCGTGCTGGCCTTGACCATCTGATCGACGTAGGGCGAGAGCGACGCTGCGTGATAATGTGTTCGGAGGCCGTATGGTGGCGATGTCACCGCCGCATCGTCGCCGACTACCTTATTGCGTCGGAGAAAACCGTACTCCATATCATGGGACGGGGGCGGCTGGAGCCGGCTCACCTTACGCCTGGCGCAGTGATTCAACTCGGCAGGACGATCGTTTATCCCGAACCGAATCGGTAA
- a CDS encoding DUF1840 domain-containing protein has protein sequence MLITFQSPATPDVVMLRDLAQYLLGLVGKRLNMRGVILHDELPRAINRLEAAISDDEKAEIALESLQYSREGRHEFGSGLSQRAWPFLDMMREASKHNADIIWGL, from the coding sequence ATGCTGATCACGTTTCAATCGCCCGCTACGCCAGATGTCGTGATGCTCAGAGATCTCGCCCAGTACCTGCTTGGTCTCGTGGGCAAGCGGCTCAATATGCGTGGCGTTATCCTCCACGACGAGCTGCCTCGTGCAATCAACCGTCTCGAAGCAGCGATTTCAGACGATGAAAAAGCTGAGATTGCCTTGGAATCGCTGCAGTATTCGCGCGAGGGCCGCCATGAATTCGGCAGTGGACTTTCGCAGCGGGCCTGGCCGTTTCTGGACATGATGCGTGAGGCCAGCAAGCACAATGCCGACATCATCTGGGGGTTGTAG